Proteins from one Elgaria multicarinata webbii isolate HBS135686 ecotype San Diego chromosome 3, rElgMul1.1.pri, whole genome shotgun sequence genomic window:
- the MUSTN1 gene encoding musculoskeletal embryonic nuclear protein 1 codes for MSQPAPVKKKRPPVKEEDLKGAKGKLSSNQEIKSKTYQVMKQCEQAGSAAPSVFSRDRTGGETVFDRPKEEPAKSVFG; via the exons ATGTCACAG CCAGCTCCCGTGAAAAAGAAACGTCCTCCAGTCAAAGAGGAAGACCTCAAAGGGGCTAAAGGAAAGCTCTCTAGCAACCAGGAAATCAAATCCAAAACGTACCAAGTCATGAAGCAGTGTG AGCAAGCTGGCTCCGCTGCGCCGTCCGTATTCAGCCGAGACCGGACGGGAGGGGAAACAGTCTTCGATAGGCCTAAAGAAGAGCCTGCAAAGAGTGTCTTTGGCTGA